The Geitlerinema sp. PCC 9228 genomic sequence CTGCCAAATGACCGTAGGTGTCGTTGTACTGTTTGAAAAAGTCAATATCGCATAAAATGAGGGCAATGGGAACCTGCTCCCGCTGCGATCGCTGCCATTCCCGTTGGAAATAGTATTGAAAGTATCTACGGTTGGCAATACCGGTCAAACCATCGGCGGCGGCTTGGCGTTTGAGCTTGCGATTGGAAGCTTTTAGTTCTTCGTATAAGTGAGATTGTTGGGTAGCAATCCCCACTTGTCTGGCAAGGCGCGTGAGAAAATGAACATCCAATGGATCCCATTGTCGGCTGCGATCGCATTCTTGGGCAGCCAGCAATCCCCAAAACTGCTGCCCTTGGAAAATGGGCAAAACTATGGTAGCTCGCACGTTTATAGATTCCAGCAACGCTCGGTAACAAGGATGTATGTGACTGGCTTCTCGGTCTTCTACTATGGAAGCACGGTCGGCTTCCCGTACGCGACAGGAAGCATTGACCAAACACATATCTCGGATGGTGGTGCCCAAAATCGAAGGGCATGCCTCGGCAACGGATTCGCGAATGACAGTGCCTTCCCCTTCTATTTCCAGGCGGTAAACCACCACGCGATCGCAGCACAAAAACTGCCTGGCTTCTTCTACAGTGGTTTCCAGAATATCTTCCAAATTTAGGGATTGATGCAACTGTTGGGTAATGCGAGATAGAGATTGTTCTTGTTTAGCTTGCTGCAATAGTGCCAGTTCTGCTTGTTTGCGGCTGGTAATATCCAGCATTACCCCTTGCAAGAACAAAGGATTTCCTTCGTTGTCGGTTACCACTCGCGCGCGATCGCGTACCCAAATCGTCTTCCCTGCCGAGGTCACCAGGCGATATTCGCTCACAAAGCCTTTTCCTAATTTTTGCATTTGATGGAGATTGACAAGCACCTCTTCTCGGTCATCGGGATGAAGCAAATCCACCCACAAATTCGGATTTTGCTGCCATTGTTCGGGGCTATACCCCAGCATTGCTTCTATTTCCGGGCTGATATAGGTGGTGGTAATGTTGCGGTCGAGATGGGCACGGTAAATCGCCGCTGGCATCTGTTCCACCAACAGCCGATACTTTTGCTCGGAAGCTTTCATGGCTTCTTCAGCTTCTTTGCGATCGGTGATATCGATGGCAACGTCAAACAGACGGGCAGGTTTGCCAAAATCATCAAACTCAATTTCGGCTCTAGTTTTTAAATAGCGGATATTTCCATTAGGCTGTATGAGGCGGAAAGCAATGGAAAGCGGGTCGCCAAAACACAAAGTACGTTCCAAGGTAGCGCGATATCGGTCTCGGTCTTCGGGATGAATCATGCCTACAATGTCTTCGTAGCTGGGAACGCCTTGGTTGGGATCGAGACCAAAAATCTGAAAAATGGGTTCCGACCAAGTAACTTTTTGCGACCCCACTTCAAACTCCCAATCGCCAATATGGGCAATTTGTTGGGATTGCAGCAATTTTTGCATGGTTTGGCGTAGGCTGGTTTCGATTTGTTTGCGATCGCTAATATCTTCAGCAATGTAGCAAAATCGCTGGTATTTTGTGCCTTCAGCAAGAATGGGCGATACGGTAACCGACAGGTGGCGCATTTCACCGTTGCGGGGATGTTGGTATTCAAAACGAACGGGTTGCTGGCGACGTTGGCTTTCTCGATAGTGTTGCTGCCACAACGCTTGAATGTCAGTAGGCACTCGTAACTCGCTGGCATGGCGGTTTTTCAACTCGGCGGGGGAAATTCGAAAAAACTGGGCAGTGGCGGCGTTATCCCAGATATGGTGAATGTCGTCTTCGGTTACCTCCACAATGCCCATCATCATGGAGGTACTATTGTAAAAACTCCGCAATGCTGATTCCCGTTCTACCAGGGTGGCTTCCAATCTTTTGGCAGGGGTTAAATCCTCGACAATCGCGATCGCGGCTTCTATCGTACCATCGGCGTGGCGTACGGGGGTAGCCGTTACATGCACCCAAACGCTACGACCATCCTGATGGAGGAGGCGTTGTTCGCCGGTGGCTTGCTCGATTTCCCCTTGTAGCAGGGATGACAGCGTTGCTTGACTGGATACCGCCTCATGGGGATGGGTCATGTCTGCAATGGTTTTGTTGGGCAATTGTTCCTGGGAATATCCGATTAACGCGCAAAATTTTTGGTTGGCATATCGGCAATATCCATCCAACCCAATTTCGACAATGCCCACGACATCTTGTTGAAAAATGGCTTGCAACCGCGGTTGCTGCCACGATGACGATGACAGGCTGCTTTGGTAGGTGGCAAGTTCGGTTTCTATCGCTGCCAATTGCCGTTGCAGTTGGTGGTATTGCGCCTCTAAAGCGGCTTGGCGAGATGCTGGTGGGGGGATTTCATTGGCTGAAGGCAATTCGTGCGAATGTTGGTTATCCTTTTGATGTGACATTATCCAATCAGACTCAATCGAGCAATTTCTGCGAGTCAATTTCCCTTTACATATTGTTTGGTTGTTTATAAGTTTTTATTGCTGCTTGTTGCTGCCGCTATGCAGGCGCTATTTTAAAATGACTTTTTATTTTGCTTGGTTTTTAGGTTGTTCTCAGGATGGAGAGGGGTTGGTGTTTGGATAGCACTTGATGTTTGCGAGTTGCTTTCGATTGAGGGCAAAAAAGGATGAACTTTTTGGCTACCACCCATTCAAAACCAATATTTCTGATTGGTTTGCACCATCGATGTAGGGAAAGTGGGATTTTTTTCAAGTTCGCAGGTGGAAGTCTCCCAGACACTCTTATCTGTTTGCTTTTTCTAGCCTAGCTTATTTCTGCACAAGATGGCTACAAAGCTTTGCGTTTTGGGCGTTTTGCATCTGCTACTCAACCTAGCGATCGCTTCTGCCTTCGGGATGGAAAATTTTATTTAAAAACTTTAAAGTAATGGCGTAGGTCGGCTTCACTCCTAGCTGCCCCAAACTTCCCGATGCCAGTGTGCTACCGGAAACCAGGGGGTTGTCGGAAGCGTAGTAAGCGTAGCGTAGGGTCAGATTTTCATCAATACTGCGGCGAATTTTGGCGGCGGCTTGGATGGCTTTCTGCATGTGCGCCCCTTCCATTTCTAAACCAATGGCGTTCCAAGAAGATTCCTTGAAATACCTGAGAATATCCGCATTTTGCAAAGAAGTACCCAAAACGGTAATCAGGGCACCTTTGTAGACGGGCAATCCCGTGTCAGCAAAATCTTCTGGTTGCAGGTCGTTTTCAAAGGGATAGTTATCCGCAGTGCCCTCAAACAGGTGGGCGGTGGGAATCATTAAATCTCCTTTTTCCCCTACCAACGTGCCGGCTTTCCCCATCACTGAAATCGAGCCCAGATTCAAATTGTTTGCTTCCGTACCGGTTTTGTAGGGTTTGAGTAGTTCGTCGAAGATTTCAAAAGCTTGCTCGCCAAAGGCATAGTCCATGACCAACAGCACAGGTTTTTCGTTCTCTACATACTCGCGGTCGATTTGAATTTCTGGACTGAGCCAATCGATGGGGAGAAAAGCTGTATCGAATAGCTGCACCTGAATATTTGTACCAGCGCGATCGGGGAGATAGTGCATGCCGTGGCGGTGGGCAAACTCCCAAACTTCTTGGTTGAGGTCTTGGTTTTCTGGCAAGCTCAACTCCCGGGCTATTTCTTCAATGGTGCGCGGACCCATTTTGGGTTTTAACGCTGGGAAGGCAAACAGGGTATTGAGAATGCTGTGCAAGTTGGCACTGATAATGTGCAGGGGGCGTTCCCACAGGTGGTTGGCGAGTAAGAATTCTTTTACTTCACCAGCCCATTTTTCCCCGTGAATGTGATGCCCGATGCGTTCCCGTAAGGCTGGACTAAAGGAAATTTGGCGATCGCCTTGGTTTTGATTTTCTTCCATGGCCAAACGCCCCAGCCAGTAGATAATATGAAAGAATCCATTGTTGCTGGAACCTTCTTCTTGAAAGCGTTCGTAGGCTTGTACTGTTTCTGCGTAAGTACGCCCCAGTAGGGTACTGGCGTAGGAAAATGCTCGTTCGCGCACTTCTTGGGTTTCCACTTGGGAATATTGGGCGCGATCGCCGTTCATTTGCTTGGTGACAATTTCTGCCAATTTTACCCATTCTTGGGTGGGCTGGTCTTCCTCCAGGGCATGTTCGCAGATTTTATCCGCTTCCACGTACATAAACGTCAAATGCGTTAGGATATCGTAAATTTCGCTGCGACCCCTGGTTACTTCCACCAGCATGGTTTCGTCGTCGATGCGGTAGCAGTTGCGGCGGCGTTTGGCGGGAAGAATTTTCTCAAACCCAGAATCCCCGTAGCCTTCGGCAGCTACTAACTTTACAAAGCGACACATTTCAATGCCCCGGGGAAGGCGATCGATGACATACGCCAAACCGT encodes the following:
- a CDS encoding PAS domain S-box protein — protein: MSHQKDNQHSHELPSANEIPPPASRQAALEAQYHQLQRQLAAIETELATYQSSLSSSSWQQPRLQAIFQQDVVGIVEIGLDGYCRYANQKFCALIGYSQEQLPNKTIADMTHPHEAVSSQATLSSLLQGEIEQATGEQRLLHQDGRSVWVHVTATPVRHADGTIEAAIAIVEDLTPAKRLEATLVERESALRSFYNSTSMMMGIVEVTEDDIHHIWDNAATAQFFRISPAELKNRHASELRVPTDIQALWQQHYRESQRRQQPVRFEYQHPRNGEMRHLSVTVSPILAEGTKYQRFCYIAEDISDRKQIETSLRQTMQKLLQSQQIAHIGDWEFEVGSQKVTWSEPIFQIFGLDPNQGVPSYEDIVGMIHPEDRDRYRATLERTLCFGDPLSIAFRLIQPNGNIRYLKTRAEIEFDDFGKPARLFDVAIDITDRKEAEEAMKASEQKYRLLVEQMPAAIYRAHLDRNITTTYISPEIEAMLGYSPEQWQQNPNLWVDLLHPDDREEVLVNLHQMQKLGKGFVSEYRLVTSAGKTIWVRDRARVVTDNEGNPLFLQGVMLDITSRKQAELALLQQAKQEQSLSRITQQLHQSLNLEDILETTVEEARQFLCCDRVVVYRLEIEGEGTVIRESVAEACPSILGTTIRDMCLVNASCRVREADRASIVEDREASHIHPCYRALLESINVRATIVLPIFQGQQFWGLLAAQECDRSRQWDPLDVHFLTRLARQVGIATQQSHLYEELKASNRKLKRQAAADGLTGIANRRYFQYYFQREWQRSQREQVPIALILCDIDFFKQYNDTYGHLAGDDCLKQVAKLLEKTIRRPADLAARYGGEEFVILLPNTHRSGAQVIANNLQQNLFQLHVVHKSSPISDRITLSLGVAATIPQPGEASNTLIAEADRCLYAAKEQGRNRTVATTDNPPENH